One window from the genome of bacterium encodes:
- a CDS encoding sodium:solute symporter, whose product MDYLRAWDYVIFIFYFIVLIGIGSYFRKKAATNLEHYFLAGRNMPWWLLGLSQMSFWFDMTGTMIITSFLYLLGPRGIYVEFRGGAGLVLVFMMLWVGKWHRRSGVITAAEWMIYRFGKDFWAHFARLTSVVANVILNLGMLAYSFKGAGLFLSMFLPFSPMVCCLIMVVITAIYTIEAGFYGVVFSDIFQSLCIWLGVGLIVAVAVAKISGIPDLSALAASVTGNPNWTGSLPDFNTPMPAGYEQYSWLFMLMLFYFGKTLIQGLGAGADPRFFGARSDRDCGLLCFTAEWTMMLRWPLMISFAVLGLFLVKDFFPDQTVLMQAAALIKSHAGAVAANEWPELIARIMNHPQSFPAELITGLSQLLGPDWSSKLNLLSYHGTVDPERILPGVLLHSVPVGIRGLILVALMAAAMSTFNALTNGTTGFLTRDLYQGYIRPQAGNKELIYTTYFFGILVNVLGFLMA is encoded by the coding sequence ATGGATTACCTGCGAGCTTGGGATTACGTCATATTTATTTTTTATTTCATCGTCTTGATCGGCATCGGCAGCTATTTTCGCAAAAAAGCGGCCACCAATCTGGAACACTATTTTCTCGCCGGACGAAACATGCCCTGGTGGCTGCTCGGCCTGTCGCAGATGTCGTTCTGGTTCGACATGACCGGCACCATGATCATCACCTCTTTCCTCTATCTGCTGGGTCCGCGCGGCATCTATGTCGAATTTCGCGGCGGCGCCGGGCTGGTGCTGGTGTTCATGATGCTCTGGGTGGGGAAATGGCATCGTCGTTCCGGGGTCATCACTGCCGCCGAATGGATGATCTACCGGTTCGGCAAGGATTTTTGGGCTCATTTCGCCCGTCTGACCTCTGTAGTGGCCAATGTGATTTTGAACCTCGGCATGCTGGCCTATTCCTTCAAAGGCGCCGGTCTGTTCCTTTCCATGTTTCTGCCGTTCTCGCCCATGGTCTGCTGTTTGATCATGGTGGTGATCACCGCCATCTATACCATCGAAGCCGGATTCTACGGTGTTGTTTTTTCCGATATTTTTCAATCCCTGTGTATCTGGCTGGGCGTAGGCTTGATCGTCGCCGTGGCTGTGGCAAAAATAAGCGGCATCCCTGACCTGAGCGCTTTGGCCGCTTCGGTGACCGGCAATCCCAACTGGACCGGTTCTCTGCCTGATTTCAACACCCCCATGCCGGCGGGTTATGAGCAGTACAGCTGGTTGTTCATGCTCATGCTGTTCTACTTTGGCAAAACTTTGATCCAGGGGTTGGGCGCCGGCGCTGACCCGCGGTTTTTCGGCGCGCGCAGCGACCGCGATTGCGGACTGTTGTGCTTCACGGCGGAATGGACTATGATGTTGCGCTGGCCGCTCATGATCAGTTTTGCCGTTCTCGGGCTGTTTCTGGTAAAGGATTTTTTCCCTGATCAGACCGTGCTGATGCAGGCCGCTGCTCTGATCAAGAGCCATGCCGGCGCTGTGGCGGCAAACGAATGGCCTGAATTGATCGCCCGCATCATGAACCATCCGCAGTCTTTTCCCGCCGAGTTGATCACCGGCCTCAGTCAGCTGCTGGGACCGGATTGGAGCTCCAAATTGAATCTGCTGAGCTATCACGGTACGGTGGATCCTGAACGCATTCTTCCCGGCGTGTTGCTGCACAGCGTTCCGGTGGGCATTCGCGGCCTGATCCTGGTGGCTTTGATGGCAGCCGCCATGTCCACATTCAATGCGTTGACCAACGGCACCACCGGCTTTCTGACCCGCGATCTCTACCAGGGCTACATTCGGCCTCAGGCCGGCAACAAGGAGCTGATTTATACCACGTACTTTTTCGGCATCCTGGTCAATGTGCTGGGCTTTCTCATGGC